Below is a genomic region from Desulfatiglans sp..
TACAGTCATTTACTGCAATGCAACCCAGCTCAGGCATATGCTGTTTTGCATGATGCGAAAAAACGGCTACACGGTATCATCCAACCTCGACCCTCTATGGTCATGTGTGCACTCTGTTGTGCCCTCCCTCTTAACAGGAGAATGTGAGGTTACAGTGCCTGACCCGGGCGAATTTGAAAGGGGAGGGGTGGGTGATGATGAGATGATGTTAACGATCCCAAAAGGCAGGATGGAAGAGCTTATGAGCGGTGTATACCACTATGACAAAATGGGTATGGGTTACCGCAGCTTTGGCCGTGATATAAGAGGTAATTTCAAGCAGCCTCCATATTATAAAGAGTATTTTAAAAAGTGGGGGCTTGATACAGAGTAATAGATCCCTGAAAGGATAAGATCATGGAACTTAAAGGTAAAAAGGTCATAATACTTATAGAAAACATGTATAATGAGCTTGAATACTGGTACCCCTTTTATCGCCTGAAGGAGGCCGGTGCAGAGGTTATAACGGTCGGCTCCGGAAGCTCCCAGTACACATCAAAGATCGGGTTTCCTGCAAAGGCAGACACAGGAGCAAAGGATGTAAATATGACCGAATTTGACGGTGTAGTAATACCCGGCGGTTATGCCCCCGATATCATGCGCCGCTACCCTGAAATGGTTAAGCTTGTAAAGGATGCTGATGATGCGGGTAAGGTAATTGGAGCAATATGCCATGCGGGATGGATGCTTGCCTCTTCAAAAATATTGAAAAACCGCCGTGTTACCTCATTTTTTGCTATTAAAGATGATCTTACCCATGCAGGGGCCGAATGGGTGGATGAAGAGGTGGTAATCGACCGGAATCTTATTACAAGCAGAAAACCGGATGATCTGCCTGCCTTTATGAGGGCGGTTATTACAGTGTTAAAAACTATTTAACCGGAATATGAAAATATCTG
It encodes:
- a CDS encoding type 1 glutamine amidotransferase, which codes for MMELKGKKVIILIENMYNELEYWYPFYRLKEAGAEVITVGSGSSQYTSKIGFPAKADTGAKDVNMTEFDGVVIPGGYAPDIMRRYPEMVKLVKDADDAGKVIGAICHAGWMLASSKILKNRRVTSFFAIKDDLTHAGAEWVDEEVVIDRNLITSRKPDDLPAFMRAVITVLKTI